The Nocardia terpenica nucleotide sequence GATCGAGGAATGGTTCGGAACTCGGCGAGCTGTGCGATGCCTACAACGGTCTGCGCGCCCGTCTGCTCTCCGGACAGATCACACTGCGGCCACCCGGCACCCCACCCGACGTGCTGTAGGCCGCCCGGTCGCTCCGGGGACTACTGATCCCGGAACCCGTACACCAAGGGCGGCGGTATGCCTCCCGGTCACCGTTGTAAGGGAGTGGGGGACACCCCCCACCTCCCTGCACGAAACAGCCGAAACCGACGAAACCTCTGTCGTTTTCGCAGTTCAGGCGCGTTTCGGCCGGTTTCGATGACTGGCGAGGTTTCGGTCGAACCGAAACCGAATCTCACGCCGAAACTTGCTGGCCTGCGTCATTTCGCTCGTTTCGCCGGTTTCGCTGATAGCCGGGCAGGTAGCGTTCCCACGCCTGTATCAGGCCGGTTTCGCCGTCGATCCGATAGCCCTTGGCACCCGCACCATTGATCTTGACCTGTTTGGACAACACGCCATACCGACCGAGTTCCTTTGCAAGCCAGCGCTGATTGATCGACTTGCCGTGTATATCGGACCATTCCGCCTCCTCGTCAGAGGTGAGAGCGGCGACGACATCGGCGGAGAACATTGTCGTGCGATCACCGAACATCTTGTGAAGGTCACCGAGCAGCCGGATACCGCGCGATTGTTCACCAGCATCGGTGTCGAGCACGAAATGCGCGCAGGCGGCGCGAGCGAGAGTCGGCCAATGACCGCCCGCAAGGTCGGCAATGGCCAGCAATGCCTCCCACACCTCGGCGGGCCGGTCGGCTACCCCCTCCGGCATCTCGGGCCGCGCGCCCGCGAGCACGTCCAGGTTGTCGGTTGCCCATTGCTCCAGAGCTTCCCGGATCGGTGCCGCCTCCAATTCGGCATCCCGTTCACGGAACGGGGCCACCGTTTCACCGGGCGCACGGCGGCGCATGTGAATGGTGACGGCTCGCGTGAGGATCGTCGCCGGAAGATGACCGGAGATCCCCGCCAACGCCAGCGGTGCGAATACCGGGAACTCGCGCACCTTCATATTGCGACTGTCGCCCTCGCACCGATCCACGGTCGCGCCGCGCTTGTATCCGGCATTGAACAACGCTCGCAGGTCCTCGGTTTGCGGATTGGCCGTCCGCCCGAATACGGCATCGGCCTCGTCCTGCAAGATCGTCGGCGGGGCATCGCCAGCCAACGCGATGCGACGGTACAACGCCGCGGTCGTAGTCGAAAGCGTCAGCTTGGGAGACTGACACAGCAGCGCCAGCAGCTCGAGCACGCGCGTCTTGCCGCTACCCGGTTCCGGCGAATCGAGCACCAAGCGCGGCGTCACGTAAAACGCCCGCACGGCCCACGTGTGCGCGGCCCACAATGCGACGGCTACCGAGCAGTGCTCGGACGGGAAGCGAACGTACTTCTCGATCATTGCCTGCACTCGATCCAACAGCTCGAAAGCGGTAAGCGGCGCGGGTGCCGACGTAGGATCACCCGCTGACACAACCGCGTCGAT carries:
- a CDS encoding DUF3631 domain-containing protein; the protein is MSEIRGPADVKRVADRHRRRVRSVPIDAVVSAGDPTSAPAPLTAFELLDRVQAMIEKYVRFPSEHCSVAVALWAAHTWAVRAFYVTPRLVLDSPEPGSGKTRVLELLALLCQSPKLTLSTTTAALYRRIALAGDAPPTILQDEADAVFGRTANPQTEDLRALFNAGYKRGATVDRCEGDSRNMKVREFPVFAPLALAGISGHLPATILTRAVTIHMRRRAPGETVAPFRERDAELEAAPIREALEQWATDNLDVLAGARPEMPEGVADRPAEVWEALLAIADLAGGHWPTLARAACAHFVLDTDAGEQSRGIRLLGDLHKMFGDRTTMFSADVVAALTSDEEAEWSDIHGKSINQRWLAKELGRYGVLSKQVKINGAGAKGYRIDGETGLIQAWERYLPGYQRNRRNERNDAGQQVSA